A genomic window from Flavobacterium johnsoniae includes:
- a CDS encoding PepSY-associated TM helix domain-containing protein: MTFKKLILKIHLWLGLSSGIIVVILGITGCLYAFEEELRPIIHNHYYVDQVKDKKLPISHLIEIAKETNKKIHPKQTFSGCKTFNDDKRTIETWFYEEIDKDAIWYWNQYHTTYVYVDPYTGSIKKIEDYNFEFFVFVRMLHQTLCLNSEIGDPIVGTATIIFIISLITGLILWWPKNKSAAKQRFWFQWKNTTKWKRKNYDLHNIMGFYMMIFALIIALTGLVWAFRCYDQGIQWLFNGGKTFPKEERIVSDTTHYTKISATDKIYLATVKANPKAKCYFLFTPEEKDSLATYQTFIRYENRFDDVSMEFDQYTGKNLKITKYEDKNNGEKFRFINYDLHVGSILGFPGKVLAFFASLVCASLPITGFLIWWGRNKKKKANPKPV, from the coding sequence ATGACTTTTAAAAAACTAATACTAAAAATACATTTATGGCTAGGATTGTCTTCTGGAATAATCGTTGTCATACTTGGAATTACGGGTTGTCTGTACGCTTTTGAAGAAGAATTACGTCCAATAATTCACAATCATTATTATGTTGATCAGGTAAAAGATAAAAAACTACCGATCAGCCATTTAATAGAAATCGCAAAAGAAACCAACAAAAAAATTCATCCAAAACAAACCTTTTCAGGATGCAAAACATTTAATGATGACAAACGCACTATTGAAACCTGGTTTTATGAAGAAATAGACAAAGATGCTATTTGGTACTGGAATCAATATCATACAACTTACGTTTATGTAGATCCATACACAGGAAGCATAAAGAAAATTGAAGATTACAATTTTGAGTTTTTCGTATTTGTACGAATGCTTCATCAAACACTTTGCTTAAATAGCGAAATTGGAGATCCAATTGTGGGAACAGCAACCATTATATTTATTATTTCACTAATTACAGGTTTGATTCTTTGGTGGCCAAAAAATAAAAGTGCGGCAAAACAACGTTTTTGGTTTCAATGGAAAAATACCACCAAATGGAAACGTAAAAACTACGATCTGCATAATATTATGGGTTTTTATATGATGATTTTCGCTTTAATAATTGCATTAACGGGCTTAGTTTGGGCTTTCAGATGTTATGACCAAGGAATTCAATGGTTATTTAACGGAGGGAAAACTTTTCCAAAAGAAGAAAGAATCGTTTCAGACACCACTCATTATACCAAAATTAGCGCTACCGATAAAATATATTTAGCGACTGTAAAAGCAAATCCTAAAGCTAAATGTTACTTTTTGTTTACGCCCGAAGAAAAAGATTCTTTGGCAACTTATCAAACATTTATTCGCTACGAAAATCGTTTTGATGACGTGTCAATGGAGTTTGACCAATATACAGGCAAGAATCTTAAAATAACAAAATACGAAGACAAAAATAATGGCGAAAAATTCCGATTTATAAATTATGATTTGCATGTTGGAAGCATTCTTGGATTTCCAGGAAAAGTATTAGCATTCTTTGCCAGTCTTGTATGCGCCAGTTTACCCATAACAGGTTTTCTAATTTGGTGGGGACGAAATAAGAAGAAAAAAGCAAATCCGAAGCCTGTTTAA